Proteins encoded by one window of Kribbella italica:
- a CDS encoding TetR/AcrR family transcriptional regulator, which yields MDHGLSAEDRKKQLVRIGLMMLREQPIHELSIDAIVSEAGISRSVLFQYFPSKHDYYLAVISAAGRRLLRLTKPDGNRPRDEQLHEMLLAFVAFITRRRRAYISFVRGAAGGDDYAVEVYAKTRTTMADRVLELLDVPEADREPATPERMRAHAWFAYVEDLAIEWSGLPEGERRLTEQELVTHAVEALHTLRKL from the coding sequence ATGGACCACGGGCTGTCGGCAGAGGACCGCAAGAAGCAACTGGTCCGGATCGGTCTGATGATGCTGCGCGAGCAGCCGATCCACGAACTGTCGATCGACGCGATCGTGAGCGAGGCGGGCATCTCCCGCAGCGTGCTGTTCCAGTACTTCCCGAGCAAGCACGACTACTACCTCGCCGTCATCTCCGCGGCCGGCCGCCGGTTGCTGCGGCTGACCAAGCCGGACGGCAACCGCCCGCGCGACGAGCAGCTGCACGAGATGCTGCTCGCGTTCGTTGCCTTCATCACCCGTCGCCGCCGGGCCTACATCTCGTTCGTCCGCGGTGCCGCCGGCGGTGACGACTACGCGGTCGAGGTCTACGCCAAGACCCGGACGACGATGGCCGACCGGGTGCTGGAGCTCCTCGACGTTCCCGAGGCCGACCGGGAGCCGGCGACCCCGGAGCGGATGCGCGCGCACGCCTGGTTCGCGTACGTCGAGGACCTGGCGATCGAGTGGTCCGGCCTGCCCGAGGGCGAGCGCCGGCTCACCGAGCAGGAGCTGGTCACCCACGCCGTCGAGGCGCTGCACACCCTCCGCAAGCTCTGA
- a CDS encoding GNAT family N-acetyltransferase: MGIDEGWPAGLTVRPIDKSHAAAWAGLLAAKEKVDAEGENYDADDLIEELADPKLDAARDTIGIWSGEQMVGYGVVRAPDQVVDVHRVRTEGAVHPEWRGRGIGSALVPWLTRRATELHHERQPGAEGEINTGAIDTNTSALALLAVLGFERCRYFFSMERTFGTPVEVPPVPDGLRLVAYTPAYDEPLRIAHNEVFLDHWGSSPKSPESWKTWFTGARAFRPELAYLVLDGDEVVAYTIGYEYVADTEATGIREVYVGQVGTKRSHRGRGLAALALAKVMAEAEAAGFQRASLGVDADNPTGALGLYERLGYTTKNTWISHRLPLA, from the coding sequence ATGGGTATCGACGAGGGGTGGCCGGCCGGTCTGACGGTCCGGCCGATCGACAAGTCCCACGCGGCCGCGTGGGCCGGGTTACTGGCGGCCAAGGAGAAGGTGGACGCCGAGGGGGAGAACTACGACGCCGACGACCTGATCGAGGAGCTGGCCGATCCGAAGCTCGACGCGGCGCGCGACACGATCGGGATCTGGTCCGGCGAGCAGATGGTCGGGTACGGCGTCGTCCGCGCACCGGACCAGGTGGTGGACGTGCACCGGGTCCGTACCGAGGGCGCCGTCCACCCGGAGTGGCGCGGCCGAGGGATCGGCAGCGCGTTGGTGCCGTGGCTGACCCGTCGCGCCACCGAGCTGCACCACGAGCGGCAGCCGGGCGCCGAGGGCGAGATCAACACCGGCGCGATCGACACCAACACGAGCGCGCTGGCGTTGCTGGCCGTCCTCGGCTTCGAGCGCTGCCGCTACTTCTTCTCCATGGAACGGACCTTCGGTACGCCGGTCGAGGTGCCGCCCGTCCCCGACGGGCTGCGCCTGGTCGCCTACACCCCGGCGTACGACGAACCGCTGCGGATCGCCCACAACGAGGTGTTCCTCGATCACTGGGGCTCGTCGCCGAAGAGCCCGGAGAGCTGGAAGACCTGGTTCACCGGCGCCCGGGCCTTCCGGCCCGAGCTCGCGTACCTGGTGCTGGACGGCGACGAGGTGGTCGCCTACACGATCGGCTACGAGTACGTCGCCGACACCGAGGCGACCGGGATCCGCGAGGTGTACGTCGGCCAGGTCGGCACCAAGCGGTCCCACCGGGGCCGTGGCCTGGCGGCACTCGCGCTGGCCAAGGTGATGGCCGAAGCGGAGGCCGCCGGGTTCCAGCGCGCGTCACTCGGCGTCGACGCGGACAACCCGACCGGCGCGCTCGGCCTGTACGAGCGCCTCGGGTACACGACCAAGAACACCTGGATCAGTCACCGGCTCCCGCTGGCCTGA
- a CDS encoding peptidoglycan-binding protein has protein sequence MRRRLLVAAGVLAAAGLAALLLWPDASAGESTAEGGLPPGTTKVVKTTLVQTVQVGGTLSYGVPQGLKAPPGGGTLTWMPPEGATVGFGAPAYKVNNLPVVLIKGTVPLYRTLQQGVSGPDVLQLEQFLKAEGYLKAKPNSTFGSATTAAVKDWQDAVGRSETGVVEPGQILVQPTPIRLMMHNAELGDQLAAGTALFTFNTTVPKVIVGLDVAKQYLVAKGLTATVVLPNGKKTSGKVASVSTVATQPAAGSNEPPHVPVVITLTDPKVVTGLDSAPVDVQLVAAQKKGVLAVPVNALVALAEGGYGVQVVDGTTSHYVAVQLGLFAGGKVEVSGSGLSAGTTIGVPA, from the coding sequence ATGAGGCGGCGGCTGCTCGTGGCGGCCGGCGTACTGGCTGCTGCCGGCCTGGCTGCGCTGCTGCTCTGGCCGGACGCGTCGGCAGGTGAGTCGACGGCGGAGGGCGGGCTGCCGCCGGGAACGACGAAGGTGGTCAAGACCACCCTGGTCCAGACCGTGCAGGTCGGCGGCACGCTCTCGTACGGCGTACCGCAGGGGCTGAAGGCACCACCGGGTGGCGGGACCCTCACGTGGATGCCGCCCGAGGGCGCGACGGTGGGGTTCGGCGCACCGGCGTACAAGGTGAACAACCTGCCGGTGGTGCTGATCAAGGGCACCGTGCCGCTCTACCGCACGCTGCAGCAGGGGGTGAGCGGGCCGGACGTGCTGCAGCTGGAACAGTTCCTGAAGGCCGAGGGCTACCTGAAGGCGAAGCCGAACAGCACGTTCGGCTCGGCGACGACAGCGGCCGTCAAGGACTGGCAGGACGCCGTCGGGCGGTCGGAGACCGGGGTGGTCGAGCCCGGTCAGATCCTCGTCCAGCCGACCCCGATCCGGCTCATGATGCACAACGCCGAGCTCGGCGACCAGTTGGCGGCCGGCACCGCGCTCTTCACCTTCAACACCACCGTGCCGAAGGTGATCGTCGGGCTGGACGTCGCCAAGCAGTACCTGGTCGCCAAGGGCCTGACCGCGACGGTGGTGCTGCCCAACGGCAAGAAGACGTCAGGCAAGGTCGCCTCGGTTTCCACGGTCGCCACCCAGCCCGCGGCCGGCAGCAACGAGCCGCCGCATGTCCCGGTCGTGATCACGCTGACCGACCCGAAGGTCGTCACCGGGCTCGACTCGGCGCCTGTCGACGTACAGCTGGTCGCCGCGCAGAAGAAGGGCGTGCTGGCGGTGCCGGTCAACGCACTGGTCGCCCTGGCCGAGGGCGGGTACGGCGTGCAGGTGGTCGACGGGACGACCAGCCACTACGTCGCGGTGCAGCTCGGTCTCTTCGCCGG
- a CDS encoding response regulator transcription factor — protein sequence MRILVVEDERMLADAIAEWLRRESFAVDIAYDGAAALERTGVNEYDVVVLDRDLPHVHGDEVCRQVVAAGTGTRVLMLTAAAAIRERVAGLAIGADDYLSKPFAFAELSARVHALARRSRPAVPPVLERSGVRLDPVRRSVERDGRRVDLANREFAVLAELLRADGAVVSAETLLEKAWDEHIDPFTNAVRMTMVKLRRKLGEPPLVETVPGAGYRLP from the coding sequence ATGCGGATCCTGGTGGTCGAGGACGAACGGATGCTCGCCGACGCGATCGCCGAGTGGCTGCGGCGCGAGTCGTTCGCCGTCGACATCGCGTACGACGGCGCCGCGGCGCTGGAGCGGACCGGCGTGAACGAGTACGACGTGGTCGTGCTCGACCGGGACCTGCCGCACGTGCACGGCGACGAGGTGTGCCGTCAGGTCGTTGCCGCAGGCACCGGCACCCGGGTGCTGATGCTCACCGCCGCCGCGGCGATCCGCGAGCGGGTCGCCGGGCTGGCGATCGGTGCCGACGACTATCTGAGCAAGCCGTTCGCCTTCGCCGAGCTGTCGGCCCGCGTGCACGCGCTGGCCCGGCGCTCGCGTCCCGCCGTCCCGCCGGTGCTGGAGCGCTCCGGCGTCCGGCTGGACCCGGTCCGCCGGTCGGTCGAGCGGGACGGCCGCCGGGTCGACCTGGCGAACCGGGAGTTCGCCGTACTGGCCGAACTGCTGCGGGCGGACGGCGCGGTCGTGTCGGCCGAGACGCTGCTGGAGAAGGCGTGGGACGAGCACATCGACCCGTTCACCAACGCGGTCCGGATGACGATGGTGAAGCTCCGGCGCAAGCTCGGCGAACCCCCGCTGGTCGAGACCGTGCCCGGCGCCGGGTACCGGTTGCCATGA
- a CDS encoding sensor histidine kinase, with amino-acid sequence MNRWTLRTRLTLLYGGLFLVAGAVLLAITSVLVQNSLAGQLAKQADARITAIRSAAAASPDGPERPGPEQPSTERPGTDVEAQVAEIRRQQDELRSAAARSVLTGGGIALLGVGLLAGGAGWVVAGRALRPVQRIRETAHRISTSTGAGRGLHERIGLDGPDDEVKQLADTFDEMLEHLDRSFDGQRRFVANASHELRTPLALNRALIELAVTEPAASAEIRRLGGSLLEVNHRHERLIEGLLVLADSENEVTERTAVDLAEIADQVVHDAGDLEVRREFAPVEVTGDPVLLERLIQNLVENAVRHNQPGGWLSVATARSGDDALLTVANTGAEIPAYEVESLFRPFHQRGTPRAGAERGFGLGLSIVRAVARSHGGEATAHPRPGGGLVVEVRLPLRPAGAGD; translated from the coding sequence ATGAACCGGTGGACGCTGCGGACGCGGCTGACCCTCCTGTACGGCGGCCTGTTCCTGGTCGCCGGAGCGGTCCTGCTGGCGATCACCTCGGTCCTGGTCCAGAACAGCCTGGCCGGACAGCTGGCCAAACAGGCCGACGCCAGGATCACCGCGATCCGGTCAGCGGCGGCCGCGAGCCCCGACGGCCCCGAACGACCCGGCCCTGAACAACCCAGCACCGAACGACCCGGCACCGATGTCGAGGCACAGGTGGCCGAGATCCGGCGGCAGCAGGACGAGCTGCGGTCGGCTGCGGCCAGGTCGGTGCTGACCGGTGGAGGCATCGCTCTGCTGGGGGTCGGCCTGCTCGCCGGAGGCGCCGGCTGGGTCGTGGCCGGGCGGGCGTTGCGGCCGGTGCAGCGGATCCGCGAGACCGCGCACCGGATCTCCACCTCGACCGGCGCGGGCCGCGGGTTGCACGAACGCATCGGCCTGGACGGGCCGGACGACGAGGTGAAGCAGCTCGCGGACACCTTCGACGAGATGCTGGAGCACTTGGACCGCTCGTTCGACGGCCAACGGCGGTTCGTCGCCAATGCCTCGCACGAGCTGCGCACACCGCTGGCGCTGAACCGTGCGCTGATCGAGCTGGCCGTCACCGAGCCGGCCGCCTCCGCCGAGATCCGGCGGCTCGGCGGGTCGCTGCTCGAGGTCAACCACCGGCACGAACGGCTGATCGAGGGGCTGCTCGTCCTGGCCGACAGTGAGAACGAGGTGACCGAACGGACCGCCGTCGACCTGGCCGAGATCGCCGATCAGGTCGTCCACGACGCCGGTGACCTGGAGGTCCGGCGCGAGTTCGCCCCGGTCGAGGTGACCGGCGATCCGGTGCTGCTGGAGCGCCTCATCCAGAACCTGGTCGAGAACGCGGTCCGGCACAACCAGCCCGGCGGCTGGCTGTCGGTGGCGACCGCGCGATCGGGCGACGACGCGCTGCTCACGGTGGCCAACACCGGCGCGGAGATCCCCGCGTACGAGGTCGAGTCGCTCTTCCGGCCGTTCCACCAGCGCGGGACCCCGCGGGCCGGCGCCGAGCGTGGCTTCGGGCTCGGGCTGTCGATCGTGCGCGCGGTGGCGCGCAGCCACGGCGGCGAGGCGACCGCCCACCCGCGACCCGGCGGTGGCCTCGTCGTCGAGGTCCGGCTCCCGCTCAGGCCAGCGGGAGCCGGTGACTGA
- the argS gene encoding arginine--tRNA ligase, translating to MSDVVAVLSARLTAAAVEAFGLSADPELRAATKPEFGHFQSSVALRLAKQLGQAPRQIAEQLVAQAEVGDLCTLEVAGAGFVNLTLLPSTLAAGVNLPTRLPGNGKTVVVDYSQPNVAKQMHVGHLRSTVIGDALCNVLQYAGYAVVRQNHVGDWGTQFGMMVEQLLAEGTPAGELDLEEMQQLYQRSRRHFDSDPAFVGLSRRRVVLLQSGDPETRGIWQQLVDISLAEFDRVYAFLGSPLTQADVVGESAYNADLPSIVDDLDAAGLLTVSDGAQCAFLDGFTGRDGSPLPVIVRKSDGGFGYSATDLAAVRHRVRDLHADRIVYVVDHRQTLHFQQIFALARAANWLPETTKAEHVAFGTVLGPDGKPFKTRDGGTVYLVSLLDAAVARATTLLADREGIDRAAVARAVGIGAVKYADLSSDRTNDYVFDLDRMVAMTGNTGPYLQYAHARLTRLLTKAGTTDDKVTVLHDPAEQRLALLLAGFDDAVLQVAETLQPHRLCTYLYDVATALSAFYESCPVLTSEGETRSSRLALCAATRAVLHDGLTLLGMTAPDAM from the coding sequence ATGTCCGATGTTGTTGCTGTTCTGTCCGCGCGGCTGACCGCCGCTGCCGTCGAGGCCTTCGGGCTGAGTGCCGACCCTGAGCTGCGGGCGGCGACGAAGCCTGAGTTCGGGCATTTTCAGAGCAGTGTTGCGCTGCGGTTGGCCAAGCAGCTTGGGCAAGCTCCACGACAGATCGCCGAGCAACTGGTTGCGCAGGCTGAGGTGGGCGACCTGTGCACACTTGAAGTCGCGGGGGCCGGCTTCGTCAATCTGACCCTGTTGCCGAGCACCTTGGCCGCCGGGGTCAACCTCCCCACGAGGTTGCCGGGCAACGGGAAGACCGTGGTCGTCGACTACTCACAGCCCAACGTCGCCAAGCAGATGCACGTCGGCCACCTCCGGTCGACCGTGATCGGCGATGCCCTGTGCAACGTTCTGCAGTACGCCGGGTACGCCGTCGTCCGGCAGAACCACGTCGGTGACTGGGGCACCCAGTTCGGCATGATGGTCGAGCAGCTCCTGGCCGAGGGAACGCCCGCCGGCGAGCTCGACCTGGAGGAGATGCAGCAGCTCTACCAGCGGTCGCGGAGACACTTCGACAGCGATCCGGCGTTCGTCGGCCTGTCCCGGCGGCGGGTCGTCCTGCTGCAGTCCGGCGACCCCGAGACCAGGGGCATCTGGCAACAACTCGTGGACATCTCGCTGGCCGAGTTCGACCGGGTCTACGCGTTTCTCGGCTCGCCGCTGACGCAGGCGGACGTCGTCGGCGAGAGCGCGTACAACGCCGATCTCCCCAGCATCGTCGACGACCTCGACGCGGCCGGGCTGCTGACCGTGTCCGACGGCGCGCAGTGCGCGTTCCTCGACGGGTTCACCGGTCGCGACGGGTCGCCGTTGCCGGTGATCGTGCGGAAGTCCGACGGCGGCTTCGGCTACAGCGCGACCGACCTGGCCGCCGTACGGCACCGGGTCCGGGACCTGCACGCCGACCGGATCGTGTACGTCGTCGACCACCGGCAGACGCTGCACTTCCAGCAGATCTTCGCACTCGCCCGCGCGGCCAACTGGTTGCCCGAGACAACGAAGGCCGAACACGTCGCGTTCGGCACCGTGCTCGGCCCGGACGGCAAACCCTTCAAGACCCGGGACGGCGGCACGGTCTACCTGGTCTCACTGCTCGACGCGGCGGTCGCCCGGGCCACGACATTGCTCGCCGACCGCGAAGGCATCGACCGGGCCGCGGTCGCCCGGGCGGTCGGCATCGGCGCGGTGAAGTACGCCGATCTGTCCAGCGACCGGACCAACGACTACGTCTTCGACCTGGACCGGATGGTCGCGATGACCGGCAACACCGGCCCGTACCTGCAGTACGCCCACGCCCGGCTGACCCGGCTCCTCACCAAGGCCGGCACCACCGACGACAAGGTCACTGTGCTCCATGACCCGGCCGAGCAACGGCTGGCCCTCCTGCTGGCCGGCTTCGACGACGCCGTCCTGCAGGTCGCCGAGACCCTGCAGCCGCACCGGCTCTGCACTTACCTGTACGACGTCGCGACCGCGCTGTCCGCGTTCTACGAGTCCTGCCCGGTCCTCACCAGCGAGGGCGAGACGCGGAGCAGCCGGCTCGCGCTCTGCGCCGCGACTCGCGCCGTACTGCACGACGGCCTGACGCTCCTGGGCATGACCGCCCCGGACGCGATGTGA